ATTCAGGCGATGCTGGAGGCCTTTATGCAGCAAATCCCGGGCTTAATGCGACGCTCTTTGCTGCTTCCGACCGCTAAAATCTAAAAGATCAACGCAGTTTCGGGCCCTTATCACCGCATTGGGCGGTGCGAAAGTTGAGGTCAAAAATATAAAGGGACCTTTATCGCACACGGTGGCTTTCTTCCACATCTTCTGCAAGCCAGGCCTTGATAAGCGACTGATAAGGCATATCACGTTTGTTTGCTTCGATTTTGATACGATCAAGCAGTGCTTCCGGTAAACGGAGCGATATTGTTTTTGTCGAGGGCTTCAGGTTTGGAAAAGAAGTGGGCCGAGCCTTGTTCCAATCCACGTAGTCGGTGGAATCATGGCTTTCCCAGAATTTTCTTTCCTCTGCTTCATCATTAAAATTGGGCATCTTTTTTAATTTGCTCATAAATCGCTCTCTCTTTACGGTGCATATCACGAGCGGAAATCACTCGGATCAGGGTGCCGCTACACCACCGCCAATCTTCTCATGTCTAATGTCGGCAGTCTTGGCATGGCAAAAACAAAGGATATTACCTGCCTCCAGGCAATCATGCTGAAGTATTGTCATGAAATGCAATGCTGTAAACCAGAGCTAACCTGCTGTTGAGGGCCCCGCATTGACAAAAGAGCCGGTGGCGTGAATGTGCAGACCTGACACCTTGCTGTTCCGTCTTGTTGTGGGCGGCGAAAAAAAACGGGAATAAGCCGAGGGCGATTAAGCGCATGCACGCAAGCAACCGTGCGGGAAAAAAGTTTCAGCCGGGTGGAATGAGCATTCTCCACGAAGACAGAGAGATTATCCTGGTGGTCAAGCCGGCCGGGCTGCTGACCGTCGGTACGGAGCGCGACAAGACGCGAACGGCCCATTATCTTCTCAACGATTATGTGCGCAAGGGCGATCCGAGATCGCGCAACCGCGTCTATGTGGTTCATCGCCTCGATCAGGAGACTTCGGGAATCTTGCTGTTTGCCAAAAGCGAAGCAGCGAAGAAGTTTCTACAGCAGAATTGGGAGTCCACCGAGAAGCACTATCTGGCCATCGTCCACGGCCACCTGGCGGCCAAGGCGGGGACGATCTCCAGCTTTCTGGTGGAGAACGCCGCCCATCGTGTCTACTCGACCAAGGAGCCCGACCTGGGAAAGCTTTCCCATACCGCCTACCAAGTCTTGCGGGAGAGTCAAAAATTCAGTTTGCTGGACATTCATCTGCTGACGGGTCGCAAGCACCAGATCCGCGTGCATTTCGCCGAGCAGGGGCATCCGCTTTTAGGCGACGTAAAATACGGCAATACCGCAACCCCCTCGCAACGGCTCGCTCTGCATGCAAGTTCAATTGCATTTACGCACCCCGCCCATGGCGCAAGAATGACTTTTACCAGCGATATGTCGCTGGAGCTTGTCCGACTGCTGGGCAAGCTTTAATTGTGGTGTCGGCGAGCTGATTGCTCAATGGCAGGGGTCAGGAGAGAATCAGATCGGGCAGTTCGTTGGTGTCGTCGGCCTTGCGCGGGAATTTTTCTTCGAGAAGATCGCCGCAGCGCGCGATGGCGGCGCACAGGGCCTCGCAGGCTTGGCCGGAGCGGATCCCGGCGGTTACCAGCTGCACGATTTCGTCCCAGGTTTCCTTGGGCACGGCCTGGTTGATGCCGCGATCGGCCAGGACATGGACGCGGCGCTCGAAGAGCGAGATGAGAATAAGAATGCCGGTGGCGTCGCGGGTGTGGTGCACCCCCTGCTCGACAAAGGCGAGCAGGGCGCGCTCTTCCACTTCGGCGGCGAGTTCGGCGGCCGGGATCAGCCGCCGCTTGAGGTCGGGCAGGTTGCGGATCAGCCGCGTGCAGGGCCAGTAGCCGAGCAGGAAAAGGGGCAGGAAGACCCAGAGGGAGGCCTGCCCGAAGATCCAGCTCAGGGTGGCGGCCAACGCCAGGGCGAGCAGGCCGCCGGCGAGAATTTCGGTGCGTGGATATTCATAGGACGCATCGACGACCATGGGCAGGATTTCGCCGCTGGTGCGCGCTTCGGCGGCGCGCACCGCCGCCTCGATGCGGGCTTGTTCCTGCGGGGTGAAAAAGCTCTGGGCTGTCTGTCCGGCCATGCTGGTTACCATCCTCCCGAGGCGCCGCCGCCGCCGAAACCGCCCCCGCCGCCGCCAAACCCACCGCCGCCGCCGAAGCCCCCGCCACCGAACCCCCCGCCGCCTCTTGAGCCGCCAAAGGGTCCGCCGATGTAATAACCGCCGCGCCGATGACTGCCGCGCATGTCGCGTCCACCACTGAGCAGCAGCAGACCCGGCCCGAGAAACAACAGCAACAGCAGCAATCCCCAGGGATTGGGGCGGCGCTTGTCGGCGTCGCGGCCCGTGCCCTGGTATTCGCCGCGCACCGCCTCGGCCATGGCTGTCACGCCGGCCACCACGCCGCCGTCGAAATCCCCGGCGCGAAAGCGCGGGGTGATTTCCAGATCGACGATGCGCCCGGCGAGCAGGTCGGTGAGGCGCCCTTCCAAACCGTAGCCGACCTCGATGCGGATTTTGCGCTCGTCGCGGGCGATCAGCAGCAGAGCGCCGTTGTCCTTGCCCTTTTGGCCGATGCCCCAGTGCTCGGCGACCTTGAGGGCGTACTCCTCGAGCACTTCGCCCTCAAGGCTGGGAATGATCAACACCACGAGCTGCGTGGAATCGCTGCGCTCGAAGGCGGCGAGGAACCGTTCGAGCTTGAGCACGGTGTCGGGGCGCAGCAATCCCGCGCGGTCGTTGACGTAGCCGCCGGCGCGCGGCACCTCAAGGGCGGACGCCGTTGAGGACAAGCCCAGCAGCAGGCCGAGCAGGAGCAGGCCAAGCAGGAGCAGTAAAACGCGGCGCATTTAGTTGAACTGCACCTTGGGCGCGGCGGCGGCGCCGGGTTCGGCCTTGAAGGGCTCCTTGCGTTCGAGCTTGAGCAGAAGGCTGTTGGTCAGGCTGTTGGGAAAGGTGCGGATCGAGGTGTTGAACACCTGCACCGCTTCGTTGTAGCGCTGTCGGGCGACGTTGATGCGGTTTTCCGTGCCTTCGAGCTGATGCTGCAAGTCGCTGAAGTTCTGGTTCGCCTTGAGCTCGGGGTAGCGCTCGACCACCACCATGAGTCGCGAGAGGGCGCCGGAGAGCTGGCTCTGGGCCGCCTGGAAGCGCTCCAGAGCGGCCGGATCGGCGAGATCCCCGGTGCTGAGGTTCATCTGCCCGACCTGGGCGCGGGCACTGGTCACCGCTTCGAGGGTTTCGCGTTCGTGGGCGGCGTAGGCTTTCACCGTTTCGACCAGATTGGGAATGAGGTCGGCGCGGCGCTGGTAGGTCGCCTCCACGTCGCCCCAGGCGGCGAACACCGCTTCCTCGTTTTTCTGGATTTCGTTGTAACCGCAGCCGGAGAGCAGCGGCAGGGCAAGCAGCGCGAGCAGCAGCAGGCGTTTGAGCATGGCGGGGCTCCCTGGAAGATGGCGGATTGTCGGGGTTTGGTGGAAATATAGGAGCAGTCCCGTGGGTTGTAAAGCGCGGCCGGTCATTAATTTTTCCCGATCCTCACCCGTGGCTTCGGAGGCATTTCTCGGGCAAGAGCCGGCCGCCCGTCGATCTCAGGAGAGTTTTTCTTTGAAGAGGAACTGCTCGATGGCGGAGCGCAATTCCAGCGCTGCGGTTTCAATGCGCGGCAGCACCTCGCGCGTCGTCGCCGGATCGCCGAGGCGGGCTGCGTCCTCGGCTTGCTCGGCCAGGGCGGCCAGGGCCATGCCGCTCAAATTGCCCGCCAGTCCGCGCAGGGCATGAGCGCGGTGCTCGGCGGCCGCCAGATTGTTTTCGGCAATGGCCTGCCGCAGGGCGGCCAGGGTCTGGGGGCCGTCTTTGAGGAACCACTGGAGGATGGCGGCGACCAGCTTGCGATCATGGCACATGCGATCAAGCAGATCCTCCGCATCAAAGATGGGCAGGGTTTCGCCCACCAGCTCCGGCGGCGGCATGACGGGCGGCG
Above is a window of Geoalkalibacter sp. DNA encoding:
- a CDS encoding BrnA antitoxin family protein → MSKLKKMPNFNDEAEERKFWESHDSTDYVDWNKARPTSFPNLKPSTKTISLRLPEALLDRIKIEANKRDMPYQSLIKAWLAEDVEESHRVR
- a CDS encoding RluA family pseudouridine synthase, translating into MHASNRAGKKFQPGGMSILHEDREIILVVKPAGLLTVGTERDKTRTAHYLLNDYVRKGDPRSRNRVYVVHRLDQETSGILLFAKSEAAKKFLQQNWESTEKHYLAIVHGHLAAKAGTISSFLVENAAHRVYSTKEPDLGKLSHTAYQVLRESQKFSLLDIHLLTGRKHQIRVHFAEQGHPLLGDVKYGNTATPSQRLALHASSIAFTHPAHGARMTFTSDMSLELVRLLGKL
- a CDS encoding TPM domain-containing protein codes for the protein MAGQTAQSFFTPQEQARIEAAVRAAEARTSGEILPMVVDASYEYPRTEILAGGLLALALAATLSWIFGQASLWVFLPLFLLGYWPCTRLIRNLPDLKRRLIPAAELAAEVEERALLAFVEQGVHHTRDATGILILISLFERRVHVLADRGINQAVPKETWDEIVQLVTAGIRSGQACEALCAAIARCGDLLEEKFPRKADDTNELPDLILS
- a CDS encoding TPM domain-containing protein → MRRVLLLLLGLLLLGLLLGLSSTASALEVPRAGGYVNDRAGLLRPDTVLKLERFLAAFERSDSTQLVVLIIPSLEGEVLEEYALKVAEHWGIGQKGKDNGALLLIARDERKIRIEVGYGLEGRLTDLLAGRIVDLEITPRFRAGDFDGGVVAGVTAMAEAVRGEYQGTGRDADKRRPNPWGLLLLLLFLGPGLLLLSGGRDMRGSHRRGGYYIGGPFGGSRGGGGFGGGGFGGGGGFGGGGGGFGGGGASGGW
- a CDS encoding LemA family protein, whose translation is MLKRLLLLALLALPLLSGCGYNEIQKNEEAVFAAWGDVEATYQRRADLIPNLVETVKAYAAHERETLEAVTSARAQVGQMNLSTGDLADPAALERFQAAQSQLSGALSRLMVVVERYPELKANQNFSDLQHQLEGTENRINVARQRYNEAVQVFNTSIRTFPNSLTNSLLLKLERKEPFKAEPGAAAAPKVQFN